The Lacticaseibacillus pabuli region GTGCTGACCGTGCTTTGGTTCTTGACCTGCACGCAGCCCAGATTCAAGGCTTCTTCGATATTCCAGTGGACCACCTAATGGGTGCCCCGCTGCTGGCTGACTACTTCTTGAGCAACCACTTTGTCGCTGACGACACGGTTGTCGTATCCCCTGACCATGGTGGTGTGACCCGTGCCCGTAAGCTGGCAGAGTTCCTCAAGTCACCAATTGCCATTATTGACAAACGCCGTCCTCGTCCTAACGTTGCCGAAGTAATGAACATCGTCGGTAATGTTGATGGCAAGGATTGCATCATCATCGATGACATGATTGATACTGCTGGGACCATCACCTTGGCCGCCGCAGCGCTTAAGAATGCTGGTGCCAAGTCCGTCCTCGTTGCGGCAACGCACGCGGTCTTCTCTGGCCCAGCTGTTGAACGTTTGCAGAACTCTGTGATTGAGCAGGTCGTTGTGACCGACTCCATCCAGCAGCCTGCAGGCCAGAAGTTGGACAAGCTCGTGACGGTTTCGGTCGGCCCACTCATTGGCCGTGCCATCAAGCACATTCACGAAAACCGGCCAGTTTCACCACTGTTTGAAAATCGTTTCCGTAAAGACGCTGAATAAGTATAAAACAGGCGCCACATCAAGCAATCCGCTTGGTGTGGCGCCTTTAGTTTGCCCTAGAATTCCTCGTACGTCGCAGGATTTTGCCCCTTCGTGCGACCATCTGGCTTGGTTAGGTCGTCAATGCGTTGCATCTCATCATCCGACAGCTCGAAGTCGAACACGTCGAGATTTGCTGCCTGCCGACTAGCATGGGCCGACTTTGGTAGTGGCAGGGTCCCGTGCTGAATGTCCCAGCGCAGAATGACCTGGCCGACACCCTTGCTGTGGGCGTCCGCAATCGTCTTGAGCACGGGGTCGTTCAAGACAGCACTGGCGCGCCCCAGTGGACTCCAGTCTTGGGTGAGGACGCCACGCTTCTC contains the following coding sequences:
- a CDS encoding ribose-phosphate diphosphokinase, whose translation is MSAHYADPKLKIFALNSNKPLAEKIAAEVGVELGKSSVRRFSDGEIQINIEESIRGDDIYLIQSTSAPVNDNLMELLIMIDALKRASAHTINVVIPYYGYARQDRKARSREPITAKLVANMLERAGADRALVLDLHAAQIQGFFDIPVDHLMGAPLLADYFLSNHFVADDTVVVSPDHGGVTRARKLAEFLKSPIAIIDKRRPRPNVAEVMNIVGNVDGKDCIIIDDMIDTAGTITLAAAALKNAGAKSVLVAATHAVFSGPAVERLQNSVIEQVVVTDSIQQPAGQKLDKLVTVSVGPLIGRAIKHIHENRPVSPLFENRFRKDAE